GTACACATATCCGATACGGGTACAATATCCCGAGTTCACGGACTGGTCCATAGGTAGGCGTATCCCTACACATATATACCTACCCAATATCAAACTTTGTGGATGCTCATgaactattttcacaaatatgtttggcattgATACAACTTTCTTAAACACTTCTGATTAGACAACTTTTCTCACTAAATCACTTtgggtttgtgaatcatggtttaagtcttAGGTGTTAATGACACCCCTCTATGCTTGAaagttcataaggcatatttgAAAATACGAACTATCATCATACACGATTTCAGAACcctggaccatagtgtatattcttttatGTAATCTCAAGTAAGACTTATCACACGCTtccatgaattcctaataagaatctCATATAagcagagaaagtgtttgcttgaatatcaagttatcttagcttgaactcAAAGATACTTAGAGCCTTAAAAATTTATAAATAGAGGgactcttgcaacatgattttttaatctctggcacttcttgtgtcctagtttctAATTTATAGTCGTCCTAGTTGATATTTATAAGTTATAATTGAAGTTACAACTTAAAGGCTTcaatagggattcgtgaagccaggtcagactatcttttacctgatagttcttgtatccCAAACTTGTTTTAATTGGTTGTTGAGGTTTTTGTAATCTCTGATGAcatagatagaaatctgtgacaCCCTGAATTaatcacctgcttagctaataggattacaacttAAACTTGAAGCATCAAATCTGATATGATTATTACTTAATTACATAAACTAAATCCAAATAAAACCCACACACTCttgtattatataaataaaaatttctccagtgatatgaatatatatacaaaagatacgCAATATCTCTAGTTCGATTAAACTTTATACGAGAACGATTTTTTCAAGAAATACCATCTCCTCTGAAAccgaaactgaagtgggaacgagcaAGCACATCATTCCAAAATGatgcccaatggaaacaaataacttcCAAGTAATCATTAACATGCTCACGGTTCTAAAGAACGGTAATGGATCGGTCAACATGCACAAGAGTAATTTCCCCAGATACCTCGGTTTATAATATTGCTTCATCTTTTCTATTTAACACATTTATCGTGCGTAAATTAGGATACAAATAAAGAGTAATAATATTACACTTCCCGTGCTATAATAATATTTATGCTTCTTGTGTTGAATAACAATATTGCACTTTCCATGCTATCTGATTTAGCAAGGAGTTGTTGGGAGATCACAGACACTCCTTGCGGGGAAATAACGCAAAATTATTCACCCAAAAATCAACTATCATCGAAATATATCATCCATGAAATAAAGGTCATTCTAACATCACTTCCTCAGATATTGCGATCATAATAACAATATCCGTGAAAAACCACCACCAAATGGTCTACAAAAGTGATGTTAGAACAAACCAAAAATATGCCACTCTAGCTTCTCCATTCTAATGAGAGAAAATGACAGAAGAATAACTCTATACTCAAATAATAGTTTCATCCACACAGAGTTCCCATACAAACCGTAATTTAGGAAACCACTACCATAAGTCCCGAAGGTTTTATAATTAAGGATAATATGCGAATGAGTGGATTCTCACAATAAAATGTACATGATAATATTGGGAGTCGAACCCCTATAATAATATTAGAGTCCAACTCCTATTCAACATATGGAGAATCCAAATAATACATATTACACAACATACCTATCCAATTTCACACTAACATGCTCACACTAGGTAAAggcacatcatgctcgcagatgaAAAAAACttgatgattacaagaaggttacagagttcccacatAGTTTGATGACGTGCCTACctagagatccacgatccactggttccccatttgaatcgatcattgttaataatgactaattgttaatcatacaagTATTCTAAGCGTTTAACTAATAGGCTCATACAATGTTCATAGCACAATACCGTACAAGCTCATCGCTACAGGCTAAGTGAAATTATTAACACTTCTAGTTTTTATCAATGTTTCTATAACTTGGTATTTTTGGAACAAATCAATATCTACTTGCCCAAATGGGGTCCATTTGGATGTCACGGGAAAGCTATCGAGAAACTCTACAACTTTAAAGaggaaccgaaagctaattcaGACCAGAACTGGTCCAAAAGCTCAAATACATAATTTTGACCATAACATTAACTCACGGGTTGGTCCGCAAAACCGGCATGTTAACCATGAACTGACCTGAGCGATCAGTTTACCAGTCCGTCAACCCAGCCCATGAAGTGGTTAGACTTTGGACGACTCAGACGGGTCAGCTAGTCTGACTTAGtcatcttcttcaccgaaacttGGCCAATTTTTTCGTTTTTCAGTTTTGTCATACTCATTCACTTCTCAGCTAAATTGAACACCTAATACGTCGTTAGTAAGGTGGAACTACCCTCTACAAATTACGCCTTCATACATATCAAATTTTTGTCACCATGGTTATTTTATTTGCTTTCATCAtcattaatgttttttttttatcattatcaGTTTCTTTCTAAACATGTCTGCAAGTACCGTCCGCTAAAATTAAAAGGTCTACTTCTTTTTTTTACTGTCagtgttttattttctttatcattGTTCTCTTTTTCTTCTGATTGATATACTCTCCTGATATTCTTTAAAGAATATAAATATGGCTTTTGGTAACAGTTCATGCTTTTTTAAGGTGACAGTTCCAAGAATACATGTTACTAAATATTTAGCTGTTGAATAACGGTAACAGTTTCGTAGAAGAACTGTTACATAAACCTGTATTATACTGTAACAGTTTTGACCCGTCATCTTAGTTGTATACTATAACAGTTTTACAATAACTGTTACTGTATACCTATGTTATGTAACAGTGTTCATGTGTCACCATATGGTTGATATTATCCTAACATAATTTTATGCTAACTGTCACTGAATTATTCGCGTCCATAGATAGTCCTGAGGGCAGCCACTTAAAAAATTTCGAAAGCAgacgagtttttcttcttaaggcTACCAGTAGGACCACTATTGCGGAGTTAACAAAGAAGCAAACCTAGTTCTGCTGGACCACCGGCTGTAGCAGAGTTCACAAtccacttctttgtttcttctcgCTGCAGTAGATCACCATCGGCTGTCCACGGATACTATGGCTATTACTTAAAAGAAATTTCTTGGCCAAGATAGAGGAGgaaaatggtaaaaaaaaaaaattggaagattTTGTTAAGATTCGACCGAAAAATTAGAAAAGGTTAGTGAGGTTGCAACCGTACAATTGGGTGATGAACGAAGGAGATTGAGAAGTGTTGGGGGTTTCCAATTAGGATTGGGATAGGTGGGTTGTTCCCATATTCGAATTTCCATCCAGAAATCGAAGAATCAACACAATTGAATAAGAGAAGCGATATATACCTTACACGTTCAGAAGCAGATCTTGAAAACTTTAGTTCTTCTTTTCACAGGTTTGTTCTTTTAGTTGAAAACTTTGTCAATTTTTTGAGCTTgttttcaattttcgaatttcttACTTAATCTGATTAGTTGGATGTGTATTGATTTTCGTGATGTATTGATTTTTGTTTCTCAATTTTGGAATTACTTGCTTAAATTGTGGTTTAGCTGTATTTGATGTTTAGTTATGTGTATCGACTTTTGGTTCTTTTTATCTGTTTTTGAGGTAGAAAAGTGATAACTCTTTTAGGTTACTCTCAACAAGCAGATTATATGAATTCGAATTCAATTTGATCTGATTATGTTCTATTGTGTAGTTGTCTTGTCATACTAGTTGTTGGCTCTGCCGCTGAAAGTTAATCACTTTGTTTTGTTTGTAAACTATACAGCTTTTAGAATGGACAAATCCTGGATGGATAAACATAGGTTGTCTCCAGAATATGAACAaggtgttgagaaattcttgagatATGCCATCGATCATATTCGTGACAGTATGGATACTGATGAGATAGATGATGTAATTGAGATATTATGTCCGTTTAGGGAATGCATGAACACTGGTTCTCTGCCAGTGCATAAAGTGAGAATTCACCTGTATGTTAGTGGCATCAATCGAAACTACAAGAATTGGATTTGGCATGGGGAAGAGGTTACTGCTAATTCTAGGTCGTGTACTTCACATGACGATTTCCAATATGCGCATGGTGACGATGAGGATGAAATGGAGCTACCTGAAGATGCTGCAGCAGCAATAGATATGGTTCAGGCTGCACATGAAGAGTTCACAGGGGATCCAGATAGTTTCCAAAAGTTGATTgaagatgcagaaaaaccacttTACCCAAGTTGTTCTTCGCATACAAAGGTATCGACATTGATTAGGCTATTCAACATAAAAGCAAAAGGTGGTTGGTCCGATAAGAGCTTCACAGAATTACTCAGTGAAGTTAAAAGCATGCTCCCACCAAATAACGAGTTGCCTGAGTCTATGTACGAAGCTAAGAAAACTCTTAATGCATTAGGGATGGAATATGAGAAAATACATGCATGTCCCAATGATTGCCTGCTTTTCAGAAAGGATTATAAAGATGATAATACTTGCCGGACCTGCGGAGCTTCTAGATGGAAGAAGGCGCCATCTGGTACGAGTAAAGGGGTGCCTGAGAAAGTGATGTGGTATTTTTCACCTATTCCTAGATTTCGAAGGATGTTTCGGTCACCAAAGACATCAAAACACCTGATATATCATAGCCTCCCAAGAGTTGAAGATGGTAAACTTCGTCATCCAGTCGACTCCCCGGCATGGAAACTAGTTGACAATAAATGGCCAGAGTTCGCTAAAGAACCACGAAATCTGAGGTTAGCTCTTTCTACAGATGGGTTCAATCCAAATAGTTCTGTTGGTGGCAATTATAGTTGTTGGCCGGTAATGTTGGCTATTTATAACTTTCCACTGAAATTGTGCATGAAAAGGAAATTTATTATGCTGACGATGTTGATATCTGGTCCTAAACAGCCCGGAAACGATATAGATGTTTATTTGGCCCCTCTTATAGAGGATCTACAGAAATTATGGGATGAAGGTGTGGAAGTTTATGATGCCTACAAGGAGGAGAACTTCAATCTCAAAGCTGTACTTCTTTGGACGATCAGTGACTTCCCCGCATATGCTAATCTTTCGGGTTGCCCTAAAGGAGGATATAATGCTTGTCCAATTTGTGCTGAACGTACTTCTTCCATCAGGCTCAAATACTCCGGGAAAAATGTTTATCAAAGTCATAGGAAATTTCTTCCCAGAAAACACAAGTTTAGATTGGATAAAAAGGCTTTTCATGGTCAGCAAGAGTTAGGTACACCTGCTCGTTTGCTCCTGTTACTGGTGAGGCTACACCTGCTCGTACTCGCCCCATGACCACGAAAGACATCATTCCCGAGTCCAATCTTGGCAGTTCAAGTTTTGTTCCTTAACGGAGCTGGTGGTACCCTTGATGATAGCTTGGTGAGAAACCAAGAATGGTCTGTTGACGAAATTGTGGTGAGCTATGACCAATTGGAAGCTGGTCTTCAGATTGCTCTGTACAATTATGCAAATCCTTACTTGTGTTCTTGTCTTCCTTATCGAGAAGTGATGCAGTACTCGGGAAACTTCTATCGGATCCTTTGCGTATTCCAGGAGCGAAAAGTTCTTTAAAAAGCCTATAACGAACTAGGGGTCTAAATCCTATGTCCTTTAAAGAAAGTAAGACTTTCAACAACTATCTGAGATGCTCTGCTGCTAGACTtttaatacaaaaaataataaaaggaaATTGAACTTCATGTTCCGCTGCTCACGAACCTCACTAAGTCCAAAACTAGCTTGGAGCTTAAGAAGTGATTCATGCGGAAAAATTTCCCAAATTTCTCCCTTCCGCCCAACACCGCAAATGCAACATCAGTAACAGTACTCACTATTATATTCATGTATAAATATATTGTTTGAATTTCATTCAGATTTCgatgttttcttttttgaaatataAAATTTAGAGGTGGTTCTGTATGAACCATAATTTTGGACATCGGCAAAACCGCCGCTAACAGTGAACGGACCCCACCGGCTAAAGAAAACATGGGTGCAAGTTCTGGGACCCATCCACTGTGAACGGTTAGTTTTGTTGTGGTTCAAACCACGGTTATACAGAATTAACCAACTCGATAATCCTTCGAGCTTCAACCTACTGATTTGATGCAATTTTATATAGTGTATATTCAATAAAATACTATATTATAAAATCGTAGAAGCCAGTATCCCTTTGCCGTGTAATAATTTTCTTATAGAAAAGAGTAACAAATATATTATACCCAGCGGGTACAACTGGTATTTCACTTAATGACATCTTTGACTTGATCGATATCTAGTGGCGGTATTTGAATTTGTTTTGCTGGtggatttatatatatatatatgcttacaTTAGCTTTTAATTAAGATTCCGTGACAAACCATTAACGAGACACTTTTCCAACCCTGATAAGTGCAAGGTAAGCAATCGTTCTGAAAACCACAAGCATTGCAGTTAGAGAGAGATATGAGATAACTTCACCTCCAAGTCCAATCTTTTCTATAGTAGGATCACTTCCGATTCTGCAAGTGATATTAGGTCCACATGCATACATCTCCTCGCTTTTATACTGGGAACTTAGCAGGAGTTTGTAGCTATGGTACGTGACAGATACGTACTTGAGCCATGCTATGAAACTTGGGACGTTTCGGACGTAATAGCCGCCAACTAGAAAGAATGCATTCACTATGACTGCTGCCAATGTTGTTGCAGACCTAAAATTCATGACTACTGCACCAATTGCAAGCCCTACTCCATGTGAAACTAGAACCGTGTAAAGAACGACAATTAACGTTTTGAAAAAATGGAAAGCCGTTGGTTTTAAGCCTGCCATCCAATAAGTTATGATGATAAACCCGAAGGGCAGAGCAAGTTCCATTGGTAGGTCGCCTGCTGACCTCGCCATGAAATATGATGAGAGCCTGTACATGCCTGATGATCGCTCCTTGGTAAGCATCAATTTTTCTTGTGGGAAAGTAAACAAAGCTTGGAAAAGTGGGATTAATCCCCACATCATGGAGTAAAAGAATAGTAGCCCAATCTGTCACACATGTAAATGTAATAAGTCAACATGTTACTTTAATCTGGTATGCATTGGTCATCCTGAAAATATATTTTTGATGCGGGGATCAATCATCACTAACATATGCATTAAGACGTAGGGTTCCTTGACATGCTTAGATGGATATCATATATCTTGATATTGTCGCATTATTTTTCTGGTAATTCCAAGACGAAAACTAATTacaaattaatttatttttatagaatattttctttttcatCATGCACAGTGATCTATACTCTTACAGAATGGTTAGTGCAGTGCGCAGTAAAAAATAGCATTCTAGATGAAAACAGTGTCGATCTAACATTTTACCCCTATACTAAGTCATACGGTACAAATCAATGACACTCatcaaataaacaaataaaacaagTTGAACATATGATGCCGAATAAGACTGCCCATGCAAGAAAAATGCTTCCTAACATGTGTGTAATCGCGAGTTGTATAAAATTTTCTGTTATTGAGAAGGCAGCCTCAATTTTATAAACAAAGCGGTGGGTAGCACTCATAAACTTAGGTCAACGCACAAGGCCGGTGGAACACAACGCCAGCCGCCCACGAAGTACCATTCATGACGATGGCACccgaaaaataaaaaacatcgTAAAAACACGAGAGTCTAGTTTAAAAATATGACGTGCTAACTATAAGTGTTGGGCTTTTTCATCGCCCTcaattattttttaaaaatgatcatgaaatttctttaaaaaaaaaaaaaaaaaaaccagatagACATAATTATTGGTACAGCATTACTAATTACTACTTGAAGAAGAAAGCCAGAATTCCGGAATCTTAGCCTACTATTGCGGAGGGTTCACACACAAAAATGGTCTTTGCAAGAGAGAATCTTTTTAAGAAGCAAGAAGCAAATTTGACCAAAATTAGAAGGCATACGCATACCTGGTCTTGTAAATCGGCGGTAGAGGATTTCCACCAAAGAAGCCCGCAAAGAAGTGA
This is a stretch of genomic DNA from Papaver somniferum cultivar HN1 chromosome 1, ASM357369v1, whole genome shotgun sequence. It encodes these proteins:
- the LOC113279872 gene encoding uncharacterized protein LOC113279872 → MDKSWMDKHRLSPEYEQGVEKFLRYAIDHIRDSMDTDEIDDVIEILCPFRECMNTGSLPVHKVRIHLYVSGINRNYKNWIWHGEEVTANSRSCTSHDDFQYAHGDDEDEMELPEDAAAAIDMVQAAHEEFTGDPDSFQKLIEDAEKPLYPSCSSHTKVSTLIRLFNIKAKGGWSDKSFTELLSEVKSMLPPNNELPESMYEAKKTLNALGMEYEKIHACPNDCLLFRKDYKDDNTCRTCGASRWKKAPSGTSKGVPEKVMWYFSPIPRFRRMFRSPKTSKHLIYHSLPRVEDGKLRHPVDSPAWKLVDNKWPEFAKEPRNLRLALSTDGFNPNSSVGGNYSCWPVMLAIYNFPLKLCMKRKFIMLTMLISGPKQPGNDIDVYLAPLIEDLQKLWDEGVEVYDAYKEENFNLKAVLLWTISDFPAYANLSGCPKGGYNACPICAERTSSIRLKYSGKNVYQSHRKFLPRKHKFRLDKKAFHGQQELGTPARLLLLLVRLHLLVLAP